In Desulfomonile tiedjei DSM 6799, a genomic segment contains:
- a CDS encoding exodeoxyribonuclease III: protein MSRITRLLSWNVNGIRGVQKKGFLEWLERESPDILCLQEIKAQPDNLEICLTEPPGYTSYWNCAQRKGYSGVAVYTKERPTSVGLTMGIDRFDVEGRFLRLDFPDFILFNVYFPNGKMGPERLQYKMEFYDAFLSMLQELRKEQPRLVFVGDVNTAHNEIDLARPKANEKVSGFLPIERRWMDKVVSEGYVDTFRHAYPDAVEYSWWDLKSGARKRNVGWRIDYVFVTKEMLPSVKRAYIMPEVMGSDHCPVGVDLETA, encoded by the coding sequence ATGTCAAGGATCACGCGACTGCTCAGTTGGAATGTAAACGGAATCAGGGGAGTTCAAAAGAAGGGCTTTCTGGAATGGCTGGAGAGAGAGTCTCCGGATATCCTGTGTCTCCAGGAGATAAAAGCTCAACCGGATAATCTCGAAATATGCCTGACAGAGCCCCCCGGCTACACTTCCTATTGGAATTGCGCCCAGAGAAAAGGATATAGCGGTGTGGCGGTGTACACGAAAGAGCGGCCTACAAGCGTAGGACTGACTATGGGTATCGATCGATTCGATGTGGAGGGCCGATTTTTGCGTTTGGATTTTCCTGATTTCATCTTGTTCAATGTGTACTTCCCCAATGGGAAGATGGGGCCGGAGAGACTGCAGTACAAAATGGAATTTTATGATGCATTCCTCTCAATGCTTCAGGAATTACGAAAAGAGCAGCCTCGCCTTGTTTTTGTCGGGGACGTGAATACCGCTCACAACGAAATAGACCTGGCCCGCCCCAAAGCGAACGAGAAAGTTTCCGGTTTTTTGCCGATAGAACGTCGATGGATGGATAAGGTGGTCTCGGAGGGGTATGTTGACACGTTTCGCCATGCCTATCCTGATGCGGTTGAGTATAGCTGGTGGGATCTGAAATCAGGGGCGAGAAAGAGGAACGTGGGTTGGAGAATCGATTACGTATTCGTCACGAAAGAAATGTTACCCTCCGTGAAGCGAGCCTACATCATGCCGGAAGTGATGGGATCCGACCACTGTCCTGTCGGCGTCGATTTGGAAACGGCTTAG
- a CDS encoding septum formation initiator: MKRPQAKGLFSRLFSSVFLRNALDNSGIRRASPAMVMALSVAILFVGLFYVWTRMQLVQIGYQISSAENKNNDLKKRKRELLLEIASLQSPRELENKASKIGLVFPSVGKVIHVP, encoded by the coding sequence GTGAAACGACCTCAGGCAAAAGGGCTGTTTTCCAGATTATTCTCCAGTGTTTTCTTGAGAAACGCTCTGGATAATTCAGGCATTCGCCGGGCAAGCCCTGCCATGGTAATGGCGCTTTCCGTGGCCATCCTTTTTGTCGGACTGTTCTATGTGTGGACGAGAATGCAACTGGTCCAGATCGGATACCAGATATCGAGCGCAGAAAACAAGAACAATGACCTGAAAAAGCGGAAACGGGAACTTCTCCTGGAAATTGCCTCTTTGCAGTCTCCAAGGGAACTGGAAAACAAGGCATCGAAAATCGGTCTCGTATTTCCCTCCGTGGGAAAGGTGATCCATGTACCGTAA
- a CDS encoding UDP-N-acetylmuramoyl-tripeptide--D-alanyl-D-alanine ligase, with protein MRASSGPYIAADVVRACAGTLLCGSPETAFAAISTDSRDITAGDLFVPLKGDSFDGHDFALPALEAGARGCLWSGDDTRENLKRFPNIVLIQVQDTLRSLSDLASAHRSKSHVPLIAVTGSSGKTTVKEMIASAVGRSHRPLVSKGNLNNMIGLPMTVLNLGPHHTLAVVEAGINTNGEMEHLARAALPDVAVITTIGPVHLEGLGTIENVAAEKFKLVRALADSGTAVLPHGNSYLESLTREVSCKIVRFGIESGDFRAEDIVSLSERTVFQLRSPGGKAEISLRVRGKHNISNALAAAAAAYAVGVTPDDIAEALSNFAPPALRMEIVQLSGGRILIRDCYNANPQSVRAALEVLASRPNHGKLALLADMKELGSQSELLHSQIGEETARLGIDRIIFIGSFGQAFASGFQAAGGSADRLILAGDKDEAWSIIGSDIKQFGSILVKGSRAMKMETMADRILEAQ; from the coding sequence ATGAGAGCATCCAGCGGACCTTATATTGCAGCCGACGTTGTTCGGGCATGTGCGGGGACGCTTTTGTGCGGATCTCCGGAGACGGCTTTTGCTGCAATATCGACGGATTCAAGAGATATAACAGCCGGAGATCTGTTCGTTCCTTTGAAAGGAGACAGTTTCGACGGCCATGATTTTGCCCTTCCGGCCCTGGAAGCCGGAGCCCGAGGATGTCTGTGGAGCGGCGATGATACCAGGGAAAACCTCAAACGTTTCCCCAATATTGTCCTGATCCAGGTTCAGGACACTCTCCGATCGTTGTCTGACCTTGCATCAGCCCACCGTTCGAAAAGTCACGTCCCCCTGATCGCCGTCACGGGTTCCTCGGGCAAAACTACAGTCAAGGAGATGATAGCCTCAGCAGTGGGGCGTTCCCATAGGCCTTTGGTTTCCAAAGGCAATCTGAACAATATGATCGGTCTGCCCATGACCGTTCTGAACCTTGGCCCTCATCACACCTTGGCAGTGGTGGAAGCAGGGATAAACACCAATGGTGAAATGGAACATTTAGCTCGAGCCGCTCTGCCGGATGTAGCCGTGATAACCACTATAGGTCCGGTTCACCTTGAAGGACTCGGCACGATCGAAAACGTGGCAGCGGAAAAGTTCAAGCTGGTTCGAGCACTGGCCGATTCCGGTACAGCGGTGCTTCCCCACGGGAATTCGTATTTGGAGAGTCTGACTCGAGAAGTCTCCTGTAAAATCGTGAGGTTCGGTATCGAATCAGGAGATTTCAGAGCTGAAGATATCGTGTCGTTGTCGGAAAGAACCGTTTTTCAGCTTCGGTCGCCTGGAGGCAAGGCAGAGATAAGCCTTCGGGTACGGGGAAAGCACAATATCAGCAATGCGCTTGCTGCTGCGGCAGCGGCATATGCAGTGGGAGTCACTCCGGACGACATCGCGGAAGCACTGAGCAACTTTGCTCCTCCAGCTTTACGCATGGAGATCGTTCAGCTTTCCGGCGGTCGAATACTGATCAGAGACTGCTACAATGCAAATCCGCAATCCGTACGAGCTGCACTGGAAGTTCTGGCGTCAAGACCCAATCATGGGAAACTTGCGCTTTTAGCTGACATGAAAGAATTGGGCAGCCAATCGGAATTGCTCCACAGCCAAATAGGAGAGGAAACGGCACGGTTGGGCATCGATCGAATAATCTTTATCGGCAGCTTCGGACAGGCTTTTGCTTCGGGTTTTCAAGCTGCGGGCGGAAGCGCTGACAGACTGATCTTGGCCGGGGACAAGGATGAAGCCTGGAGCATAATCGGTTCTGATATTAAGCAGTTCGGTTCTATTCTGGTCAAGGGATCACGTGCTATGAAGATGGAAACCATGGCCGATCGGATTCTGGAGGCGCAATAG
- a CDS encoding polysaccharide deacetylase family protein, which produces MTSFTVKIHAESRSRETRLTRRRFLALSTSGIVVTNSPGFSLVDELTSLLYSHPDYIEPRRGEMSPPKKQQQNKVHDDTGDVQQPLFLTFDDGPMFCTAHILEHLAARKHKATFFVIGRNLANPKLRHLAVKALHEGHEIANHSYEHPNFSWISTKRAQKEITATHALIEEVIEESGVSPTNQNRFFRFPYGDSGSQSTRQACDEVLLDLGYQIAGWDLDTNDWRMELYWYARSSAQVIGTMYRAKPRDVVLLHDRGKTADNLPAMLQAVETRKLVSLPLSLYGGTESPSSLTLDDILPILNSSLNR; this is translated from the coding sequence ATGACATCGTTCACTGTGAAGATTCACGCCGAATCCAGGAGTCGAGAAACTCGTTTGACCAGACGACGTTTCCTTGCACTGAGTACTAGTGGAATTGTCGTGACCAATTCACCGGGCTTTTCTCTTGTGGATGAGTTGACTTCTCTCCTGTATTCGCATCCTGATTACATAGAACCCAGACGAGGCGAAATGTCGCCTCCGAAAAAACAGCAACAAAATAAAGTGCATGATGATACCGGCGATGTCCAGCAGCCGTTATTTCTCACATTCGACGACGGCCCCATGTTCTGCACTGCGCACATATTGGAGCACCTTGCAGCGAGAAAACACAAGGCCACCTTCTTTGTGATCGGGCGGAATCTGGCTAATCCCAAGCTTCGGCACCTGGCTGTAAAAGCATTACATGAAGGCCATGAGATAGCCAATCACTCATACGAGCATCCCAATTTTTCCTGGATTTCCACCAAGCGGGCACAGAAAGAAATTACTGCCACTCATGCGCTAATTGAAGAGGTAATCGAGGAATCCGGAGTTTCGCCCACAAATCAAAACAGATTCTTCCGATTTCCATACGGCGATTCAGGTTCGCAGAGCACGAGACAAGCCTGTGACGAAGTATTATTGGATCTGGGTTACCAAATTGCCGGGTGGGACTTGGACACGAATGATTGGCGCATGGAACTGTACTGGTATGCGCGCTCTTCCGCGCAAGTTATCGGAACGATGTATCGAGCGAAACCGCGGGATGTTGTCCTCCTGCACGATCGAGGAAAGACTGCCGATAATCTTCCTGCAATGTTGCAAGCGGTGGAGACTCGAAAGCTCGTTTCACTTCCGCTTTCTCTTTATGGCGGAACCGAATCGCCTTCTTCTTTGACTCTGGACGACATCTTGCCGATACTCAACAGCTCCCTGAACAGATAG
- a CDS encoding YdcF family protein produces MDFLAYTLKKVVSVFVYPVGFSLLLWLMGMVLWLAGKKNKICFAFFAGSGAILLIMSLPITSFNLFRNLESKAGTYADPSELSRLDVRYVVVLGGDVRAGSLTPADRIASTSLIRTLEGIRLWKRIPGAKLVFSGGSDSPGVITTAEGMAAFAHEMGIPGDAIILESRSLDTEEEARLLKPLLENQKFALVTSASHMNRALVNFRRVGLDPIPAPCDFQGKTFVPTVARLFPRANALAECNTAIHEYLGMLFLWLKDGGNLGTPKTIYSDIQSNR; encoded by the coding sequence ATGGATTTTTTGGCGTACACTCTCAAAAAGGTTGTAAGTGTGTTTGTTTATCCGGTCGGGTTTTCTCTCCTCCTGTGGCTCATGGGAATGGTGCTGTGGCTTGCCGGAAAAAAGAACAAGATCTGCTTCGCTTTTTTCGCGGGATCGGGGGCGATTTTGTTGATCATGTCTCTGCCGATAACATCCTTCAATCTGTTCCGTAATCTTGAAAGCAAAGCGGGAACCTATGCCGATCCATCGGAGCTTTCGCGGCTGGACGTCCGGTATGTAGTTGTGCTTGGTGGAGACGTCAGGGCCGGCAGCCTGACTCCAGCGGATCGGATCGCCAGCACATCCCTGATACGAACGCTCGAGGGTATCCGTTTGTGGAAAAGAATTCCCGGAGCCAAGCTGGTTTTTTCCGGAGGAAGCGATAGTCCGGGGGTCATAACTACGGCAGAAGGAATGGCTGCTTTTGCGCATGAAATGGGTATTCCCGGAGATGCGATCATATTGGAAAGCCGTTCTCTGGACACTGAAGAAGAAGCTCGCTTGCTGAAACCACTTCTCGAAAACCAAAAGTTTGCCCTGGTAACAAGCGCGAGTCATATGAACCGAGCACTCGTGAATTTCAGGCGGGTTGGATTGGATCCTATTCCGGCTCCATGCGATTTTCAAGGGAAGACCTTCGTGCCTACCGTGGCGCGCCTTTTCCCTCGAGCGAACGCCCTGGCCGAGTGCAATACGGCGATCCACGAATATCTGGGAATGCTTTTTCTTTGGCTGAAGGATGGAGGGAATCTCGGGACGCCGAAAACGATTTATTCGGATATTCAATCGAACAGGTAA
- a CDS encoding penicillin-binding protein, translating into MYRKPKSVNWEVYRILLVAVFFAAGTLYLVVQAYKLQIADAEYLQKLAEKQRTMVIHLEARRGMILDKSGEQMAASLEVNSIYAKPKRVTDKKVSAKTLAEILEISEKEILQKLDDDRTFVWIARRVSPIIAEKVIKAHLPGIETSTEYQRFYPLKSFAAHAIGFAGIDSKGLEGLELNYDDDLKAEPIPITAQRDALGRPVMFTSVGQDPNRRDLHLTLDRNIQYIVEKELDQTVEKEQAKSGTVVVMNADTGEILALAVRPTYNLNVFQKVPAEVRRNRAVADTFEPGSTFKVFLAAAALDLGRVTAGEMFDCRNGIYKYNGAEIHDIVPYKKLSFEDVIIHSSNIGAVRISEQLKKTEFYAILAAFGFGSPTGVDLPGERPGMLAMPAKWSVLTKANISFGQGISLNAVQLASAFAAAINGGSLYQPHLMKSVTNAVGETIRENSPVLVRKVIKESTSEKIVEILRGVVDRGTGRAAAIPGADVIGKTGTAQKADPAGGYSPDKYVVSFVGALMSVKPRLVIYVVIDEPAGKNRTGGKVAAPLFRRIGEAVLSLCGSKPSAPEIILASSSGGFQKPVSLPRSVHVRKGSKPGEWIVPDLKGLDMRQALEVCGKMKCDVTFQGTGQAVKQSVKPGQAIKEGAPFTVFFEGQQS; encoded by the coding sequence ATGTACCGTAAGCCAAAATCCGTAAACTGGGAAGTGTATCGCATACTCCTGGTAGCAGTTTTTTTCGCAGCGGGAACGCTCTATCTCGTGGTGCAGGCTTACAAGCTACAGATCGCAGATGCTGAGTACCTTCAGAAACTTGCCGAAAAACAGCGTACCATGGTCATCCATCTGGAGGCTCGAAGAGGCATGATCCTCGACAAATCCGGAGAACAGATGGCCGCAAGTTTGGAAGTAAATTCAATTTATGCAAAACCCAAGAGGGTGACGGATAAAAAAGTGTCGGCAAAGACGCTGGCAGAAATTCTGGAAATCAGTGAAAAAGAAATCCTGCAAAAGCTTGACGACGACAGGACTTTTGTGTGGATTGCGCGGAGGGTCTCTCCTATTATCGCGGAAAAAGTCATTAAAGCTCATCTGCCGGGGATTGAGACAAGTACCGAATATCAGCGCTTTTATCCACTCAAGAGTTTTGCAGCTCATGCCATAGGTTTCGCAGGGATCGATTCCAAGGGGCTGGAAGGGCTGGAACTGAACTATGATGATGATCTCAAGGCCGAGCCCATCCCCATCACTGCTCAGAGGGACGCTCTGGGACGGCCGGTAATGTTTACGTCTGTAGGTCAGGATCCTAACAGACGCGATCTGCACCTGACCCTGGACCGCAACATTCAGTATATCGTCGAAAAGGAATTGGATCAGACGGTTGAAAAAGAGCAGGCCAAGAGCGGAACCGTGGTGGTCATGAATGCCGACACGGGCGAGATTCTGGCTTTGGCTGTTCGTCCGACGTACAATTTGAATGTCTTTCAGAAAGTGCCCGCGGAAGTTCGGCGAAATCGTGCTGTTGCGGACACTTTTGAACCGGGATCGACCTTCAAGGTTTTCCTGGCAGCCGCGGCACTCGATTTAGGAAGAGTTACGGCGGGCGAGATGTTTGACTGCCGGAACGGCATATACAAATATAACGGAGCGGAAATTCACGATATTGTTCCTTACAAAAAACTGTCCTTTGAAGATGTGATCATTCACTCGAGCAATATTGGTGCAGTGCGAATTTCGGAACAGCTCAAGAAGACTGAATTTTATGCCATTCTGGCAGCTTTCGGTTTCGGCAGTCCTACTGGAGTAGATCTCCCCGGAGAACGGCCCGGAATGCTGGCCATGCCGGCAAAATGGTCGGTGTTGACTAAAGCTAATATCAGCTTCGGCCAGGGAATATCGCTCAATGCGGTGCAATTGGCTTCGGCATTTGCTGCAGCAATCAATGGTGGATCGCTGTACCAGCCACATCTTATGAAAAGCGTAACGAACGCGGTTGGCGAGACTATCAGAGAGAATTCGCCGGTTCTGGTCCGGAAAGTAATCAAAGAGTCCACATCCGAGAAGATCGTCGAGATTTTGCGAGGTGTTGTGGATCGAGGAACCGGACGTGCCGCAGCAATACCGGGAGCTGACGTTATCGGGAAGACCGGCACCGCGCAAAAGGCGGATCCTGCAGGAGGTTATTCTCCGGACAAATATGTGGTATCGTTCGTAGGCGCGCTTATGAGCGTAAAACCCAGGCTGGTAATTTACGTGGTAATTGATGAGCCTGCCGGCAAGAACAGAACCGGCGGGAAGGTTGCTGCTCCATTATTCCGCAGAATTGGCGAAGCAGTGCTGTCTTTGTGCGGCAGTAAACCCAGTGCTCCGGAAATCATCCTTGCATCCTCATCAGGTGGCTTCCAAAAACCGGTTTCGCTGCCGAGGAGTGTGCACGTGCGCAAAGGGAGCAAACCCGGCGAATGGATCGTTCCGGACTTGAAAGGTCTGGACATGAGACAGGCGCTCGAGGTTTGCGGCAAAATGAAATGCGACGTCACGTTTCAGGGAACCGGTCAAGCAGTAAAGCAAAGCGTAAAACCCGGTCAAGCTATCAAGGAAGGGGCGCCTTTCACCGTATTTTTTGAAGGGCAGCAGTCGTAA
- the miaA gene encoding tRNA (adenosine(37)-N6)-dimethylallyltransferase MiaA produces the protein MIAEQKPKIIIVAGPTAAGKTDIGIRLAERIQGEIVSADSVQVYRHMDIGSAKPSPDEQAIVPHHMIDIKDPDESFSAGEYVREARKIIQDIVERGRVPLVVGGTGLYIKLLRAGMADLPSADENLRNMLRESEQNEPGSLFTKLSAIDPQTAIKTGPRNLTRIIRALEIYEITGKKMSQIYEEHAFRDMPYTFLYIGLTPERSHLYERIDNRVDSMIEGGLLDETETLYELGYGRELKSMQSLGYRHAGMILAGEMDLQAATDLLKRDTRHFAKRQFTWFRSEPDVLWFDPREIKGIGCVVTNFLGA, from the coding sequence GTGATTGCAGAACAGAAACCAAAGATTATCATTGTTGCAGGCCCCACCGCTGCGGGCAAGACCGATATAGGAATCCGACTTGCCGAGCGCATTCAGGGAGAAATCGTATCCGCCGATTCAGTCCAGGTCTATCGGCACATGGATATCGGGTCGGCGAAACCTTCACCGGACGAACAAGCTATCGTGCCCCATCACATGATCGACATAAAGGACCCTGATGAGAGCTTTTCAGCGGGCGAATACGTTCGTGAAGCGCGGAAAATAATACAGGATATCGTGGAGCGAGGACGTGTTCCTCTTGTTGTGGGAGGCACAGGACTGTATATTAAATTATTACGGGCGGGAATGGCTGACCTTCCGTCTGCAGATGAGAACTTGAGAAATATGTTGCGTGAATCCGAGCAAAACGAGCCGGGCTCTCTTTTCACGAAACTTTCTGCAATCGATCCGCAGACTGCCATTAAGACCGGCCCCCGCAATCTGACCAGAATCATCAGAGCTCTGGAGATTTATGAAATTACCGGGAAAAAAATGTCTCAGATTTATGAAGAACATGCTTTCAGAGACATGCCGTACACTTTTCTTTATATCGGATTGACACCCGAGAGGTCACATTTGTACGAACGGATTGATAACCGGGTTGACAGTATGATAGAGGGTGGATTATTGGATGAAACGGAAACGTTATATGAGCTCGGCTACGGCCGGGAGCTAAAATCCATGCAATCTCTCGGATATCGACATGCCGGGATGATTCTAGCCGGAGAAATGGATCTCCAGGCGGCAACGGACCTGCTGAAGAGGGATACCCGACATTTTGCAAAGAGGCAGTTTACTTGGTTTCGTTCCGAACCCGATGTCTTGTGGTTTGATCCTAGAGAAATCAAGGGGATCGGATGTGTGGTTACAAATTTTCTCGGCGCATAG
- a CDS encoding UDP-N-acetylmuramoyl-L-alanyl-D-glutamate--2,6-diaminopimelate ligase, with the protein MKLSEIAHALNNAQIVGDPSVEITAVHHDSRKSLPGSLFVAMRGEVVDGHNYIGAALKAGASAVMAERRSIQSQEVPEILVPDTRAALGIAAAEVYGRPTEKLSLTGITGTNGKTTLTFLLESIVKAAGGYPGVVGTISHRWGTAEQAAAHTTPEASDLQMLFRDMVRDSVTHAFVEVSSHGLHRGRLEGCEFDLGVFTNLTQDHLDYHGSLEEYYLAKRILFDRLLPSSSKSKKAAAINWEDPYGLRLIRETQGYPIIGYGIGEDSEVRPLNITVDPDGIRGTIVTPRGNVRVESALAGSFNLMNILAAVAVCECLEIPIAAVQQGLAAVRAVPGRLERVESEQGIIFVDYAHTPNALKNVLDALRIMKRSRIVTVMGCGGDRDTAKRPLMGAEAAAGSDFVIVTSDNPRSEDPLDIIRQVEVGVRDSGYKLLPADLNGKTLHPGCYKVIPDRGNAIAWAIDRLSRDDILLVAGKGHETYQEIKGVRYPFDDREVIRKELRKHASGTGPNGERKGSL; encoded by the coding sequence ATGAAACTGTCTGAAATTGCACATGCTCTCAATAATGCCCAGATTGTGGGAGATCCCTCGGTAGAGATTACCGCGGTACACCATGACAGCCGGAAGAGTCTTCCGGGCTCTCTGTTCGTAGCCATGCGCGGCGAAGTTGTCGATGGGCACAATTATATCGGTGCGGCACTAAAGGCCGGGGCGTCTGCAGTAATGGCAGAGCGCCGGTCCATACAATCTCAGGAAGTGCCGGAGATACTAGTTCCGGACACGAGGGCTGCTCTGGGTATTGCTGCAGCGGAAGTCTACGGCAGACCTACGGAGAAACTGTCACTCACCGGGATCACGGGTACAAACGGAAAAACAACGCTGACGTTTCTCCTCGAATCCATTGTCAAAGCAGCAGGCGGATATCCCGGTGTTGTGGGCACTATTTCGCATCGTTGGGGAACGGCTGAACAGGCCGCAGCACATACCACTCCGGAAGCGTCGGATCTTCAAATGCTTTTTCGCGATATGGTCCGAGACTCGGTCACCCATGCTTTCGTGGAAGTGTCCTCACACGGGCTCCATCGCGGCAGACTCGAGGGCTGCGAGTTCGACCTGGGAGTCTTCACGAATCTGACTCAGGACCATTTGGATTATCACGGCAGCCTGGAAGAGTACTATCTGGCCAAACGCATCCTGTTCGATCGGCTCTTGCCGTCCAGCTCCAAATCCAAAAAGGCGGCGGCGATCAACTGGGAAGATCCATACGGATTGCGATTGATCCGGGAAACTCAAGGGTACCCGATTATCGGTTACGGCATTGGCGAAGATTCCGAGGTTCGGCCTCTGAACATCACCGTAGATCCCGACGGTATTCGCGGTACGATAGTGACTCCCAGAGGCAATGTGCGAGTGGAATCCGCACTCGCGGGTTCATTCAATCTCATGAACATTCTTGCTGCTGTCGCGGTATGCGAATGTCTGGAGATACCCATTGCTGCAGTACAACAAGGACTGGCTGCAGTTCGCGCTGTCCCCGGCAGGCTGGAGCGAGTGGAATCGGAACAGGGAATAATATTCGTCGATTATGCTCATACGCCCAATGCCTTGAAGAATGTCCTCGATGCGCTTCGAATCATGAAACGGTCCCGTATCGTTACCGTGATGGGATGCGGCGGCGACCGCGATACCGCGAAACGGCCGCTCATGGGAGCCGAAGCTGCTGCCGGAAGCGATTTCGTGATTGTCACATCCGACAATCCGCGTTCTGAAGATCCGCTCGATATCATTCGTCAAGTGGAAGTTGGAGTGCGGGATTCCGGGTACAAACTTTTGCCCGCGGATCTGAATGGAAAAACCCTGCACCCCGGCTGCTACAAAGTGATTCCCGATCGCGGGAATGCCATAGCATGGGCGATTGACCGCCTTTCCCGAGACGATATTCTCCTCGTGGCAGGAAAGGGACACGAAACGTACCAGGAGATCAAAGGAGTTCGGTATCCTTTTGATGATAGAGAAGTGATACGGAAAGAATTGAGAAAACACGCATCCGGAACAGGTCCGAATGGAGAAAGGAAAGGCTCGTTATGA
- the rsmH gene encoding 16S rRNA (cytosine(1402)-N(4))-methyltransferase RsmH: protein MHVPVLLREVLEALSPKSGGIYFDGTLGGGGYAEAILEASNPDGRLVGVDLDREAVARSAKRLERFGERFTPVHSGFHHARTILAELGIAALDGAVLDLGLSSYQLEDAERGFSFQGTGPLDMRFDTTAGQSALEYLRKISVKQLEEILATYGEERYSKKLARSLIVARDRGELVTTQDLARTVSRTLGGRREKIHPATRTFQALRIAVNAELENLETALEQIPLLLNKGGRFCVVSYHSLEHRAVKHSFQRKKPDVQNWRILTPKPIKPSAEESRLNRRSRSAQMRVIEALSDMTAELG, encoded by the coding sequence TTGCATGTCCCCGTGCTCCTGCGAGAGGTCCTGGAGGCCCTCAGTCCGAAATCAGGCGGCATCTATTTCGATGGTACGCTTGGCGGAGGAGGGTACGCGGAAGCAATTCTCGAGGCATCAAACCCCGATGGGAGACTTGTGGGAGTCGATTTGGACCGGGAAGCTGTCGCAAGGTCTGCCAAGCGCCTGGAAAGGTTCGGGGAAAGATTCACGCCCGTTCACAGCGGCTTTCATCATGCCCGAACAATTCTCGCAGAGCTGGGAATTGCCGCTTTAGACGGAGCAGTCCTGGATTTAGGCTTGTCATCGTATCAGTTGGAAGATGCCGAGCGCGGCTTCAGTTTTCAAGGAACAGGCCCTCTTGACATGAGATTCGATACTACCGCGGGACAATCGGCACTCGAGTATTTGCGCAAGATTTCCGTGAAACAACTTGAAGAAATACTTGCAACATATGGTGAGGAGCGCTATTCAAAGAAATTAGCTCGATCGTTGATCGTCGCCAGAGATCGTGGAGAGCTGGTCACGACTCAGGATTTAGCCAGAACAGTCTCCCGGACTCTGGGTGGGAGGAGAGAAAAGATACATCCGGCAACACGGACTTTTCAGGCGCTCAGGATTGCAGTCAATGCCGAACTGGAAAATCTGGAGACGGCTTTGGAGCAGATTCCGCTCCTCCTGAATAAAGGGGGGCGTTTTTGCGTCGTATCGTATCACTCACTGGAGCACCGGGCCGTAAAGCATTCCTTTCAGAGGAAGAAACCAGATGTCCAAAACTGGAGGATTTTGACTCCCAAGCCGATCAAACCTTCGGCTGAAGAATCCAGGTTGAACCGCAGATCCAGATCTGCCCAGATGCGGGTTATCGAAGCACTGTCCGATATGACGGCAGAGTTGGGGTGA
- the hfq gene encoding RNA chaperone Hfq yields MPKTHFNIQDQFLNQVRKARIEVQVLLVSGESIKGYVRSFDSFCIIIEDRDDIRLVYKHALSLIQAAEPGAKIPGLV; encoded by the coding sequence ATGCCGAAGACTCATTTCAATATTCAAGATCAGTTTCTTAATCAAGTTCGAAAAGCACGTATAGAAGTGCAGGTGCTTCTCGTGTCGGGCGAATCCATTAAGGGATATGTCCGCAGTTTCGACAGCTTTTGCATAATCATTGAAGACAGGGATGACATCAGGCTGGTGTACAAGCATGCTCTCAGTCTTATTCAGGCTGCGGAGCCCGGTGCCAAGATACCTGGGCTTGTATAA